The sequence CTGAGATGGTaggttttgttattttcctgCTACATCTGCACCAGCTACATCTGGAATAAAACCGACAATTTCATGGTAACCAGGCAGTGGCAGCCAGCACAGCCTTACAATGGTTTAATTCTCATTCCCTACTTTGGCCACTGCAGGTGATGTCTAAGGGATGGGGTTCTGGGAGGGAGTCCCAAAGCCagtctttccctcccctccctgcttctaTTTAAGTGCCTATGTACGCGGTTAATCAGCTAACACTGGTCAGCATCATGAAATCCAGCAAGTCTTTCAATCCCCTGAAAATGATTTAGTACCGAACGAACATGTAACAGCTCCACGTTTTTTTCATACAATCATCTCTTGGGGCCACGCCCTCCCCTTAGGGCTTtggcccctgctcctcctctttcTAAGGGTCAAGCATGGTGGTTTGCCAATTCTAGTGAgtcctcccttctcccacacGCCTGAAAACACTTTGGAGTCCACTGCTCAGAGATGGCCTCATGCTAGCACCCTACCCTGACAAAAACAGAGTGGGGCAGCCACCTGCCCACTGACGTGGGGGATGCTTTTGCTTTTTGGAAAGCAAACCAATGTAATTATTTCTGTTCTTGGAAGATTGTCTTTGCATTCAGAGGCTGTATGCTGAGTCTGATTTGGAAAACGGCATTTTCTTGAGATAAGTCCCATATCCTAGGAGTCCACAATGATACGCAAGCAGAGAAAAGGCAGGGAGGAGTGATCCTAGGGGTTTTCTTAAGCCCGTGGTTCCAGAAGGTGCAACACCAGCATTGGTTAGGATCAGTCTTTTGATCAACAGTTGGATGATTAGGAATCTGttcaataaacaaacacataaatagatAAGCCAATTCATTCATGAAGGCACTAGCGTTAACAGTTAACAAATGAACCTTAGCGTAGCTCTACTTTTATACTGACAAAAGCTTAAGACTGTCCACTTATTAAATGTTAATGAGCTTGACGGAGCAGGACCTTCCAGAGTGTATGTACACTATGCTTTCTAAAGCCTTCAGTGTTTACGGAGTGTTCCACGTTCAGACTCAAAGATTACGTCATAATTTAAATCTTGAGTAAAATCCGTCTTTTTACTGACTGATCCTGGTAGGCATCAGGTCTTGGCCCAGTAAACATTAGACATTGTGTGGTAGGCCCAGCGCTGGACTTGAGGCTCAAgtaagcacagagagaaaaagactaaaaataaactgaagttcTAATGAGAATTAATTGAGCCCATCAGTCTGACAGTAGTATACCCTTTCTACCCTTAGACACAAGGAAAGGCTGGGCAGGTCCTCTTATGCTTCAATGTTGGGAATAAAACTAAGTAGTGTGTAAGGCACAGAAACAGGTCAAACTTGAAAGTAGTATTCATGGGGTCCAAACTGTACACAAGTTTGTCCAGTTTATCTTTCTACTGGGAATGAGAGCACAGAGACTGCTACGCAAACTTAGGTTCTGAACAAGGAGTCCAGATTTCATAAGCCACAGCCTATAGGCCTTGTTTTTATCGTGGTCTTCAACAGCAAAATAGAAATAACCCGGTCTCTAAAACCGTCTTTTAAACAGATGCTCCCATAATGGGCACTCTCAATACTAGTCTTAATTAGAGATGTCAAATGTGGGTTCACTGTATCGTTGCTCCTACCTCTGCATTCGTATTTCAGGTCGGAGAAGAACACCATTTCTTGAGAGAAGACAAACAACCCCAGTCTACCTCCAGCATAGGTTTTGTCGTAGATGGGTCCCGAGTCAGCCATGATTTTCTTCCCTTCGTACATCACCACTCTGCAGGGAAGAGAAAATCTCGTTAGTGACACTCCTCATTTTTGgccgcctcctccttccccatcagTGTGTGACTAAGTGAAATGTAATCAGCACCATCTTACCTAATGAAACCCGTCTTTGGTCGGTGGCTGAGACGCCATCTGTAGGCAGTGAAATCTTTCCAGCCTATGTGACGAGGGTCATGCCACAGAGTGCGCacctgaaggaaaaggaaaaggttgAAACATGGCTGAATCAAgatttctatttcattctatAGGAAGGAGTACTTGAAGGGTACCAAATGGGCCTAAATTAGAGGTCTGCAATGTTGGATTTTTTCCAAGACCTTTCATATGATGTGTGGCCTTGAATCAAGGAATCATGATGTGTTTCCTTGAAACACAGgaagcagaaagaggaaggaaagttttGTTTGAAGAGGCTGAAACGGTCTTTGGATTTGAAGGGAACTCTTGGTTACAGGGAGCTCCCCTCTCAGAGGCCGCCATTTGGTTTTTACAAAGCAAAACTTAATGCTGGGGTTGCTGGGGCAGAGAACTTGATATCTAAGACTGCCTGGGGCTAGTCTTGGCCAAAGCACAGGGTCCCTAGTGCTTGTCCAGCACCTTCCTCTGGAGCCTTGTTCTCACCTGGCCGGGGGTGTTTCCCGTGTGCCAAAGGGCGTTCCGTAGGTGCTCGCCGGGCCCTGTTGTGGAGTTCACCACTTTCACAGAAAGGCCTGAGTATCCCTGAGCCCTAGTGGGGTTGGTGTCCCAGTAGGACTGGGTGACTTGCTTCCACATCACCACATAAAAGCGGCTGCTAGACTGGTAGCCAAACACGAATCCAGCATAGTCATCATCCCTCTCAGTGTTGATGAAGAAGGTGCCACTGAAGTCCACTGCATTAAACTCATCATAacctagaaaatgaaaatgaggccAGATGTGGGTTAACAGCTGCAGCCCTTCACAAGCTCCTGGGTTACATTCCCAGACATCCATAATACTTCAGGGAGACACATAAGTGCCAGGTTTTACATTTGCTTCTTTCCCGTGTATGCacttgtcttttgtttggagaacTCCTTACCTACAGCAAGTCCTGGATCGCAGTTGACAGTCTGGACGAGTTCTTTACCCTGATGGCGCACCACCCAGTTAGGGTCATTTTGGGACGTCCCTTTGGGATCTAGAGGAATCATCTGGAATCGGCGGAAATCGGTCTCACTGATATCAATGTTTTCGGGACAGATGTCATCGATGTCTGGCACATTGTCATGGTCAAAATCATCTTTGCAAGCATCACCTCGACCGTCACCTAAGGTCAAAAAAGGCAAGAATTCAGTGGAATTTTGAAATCTTGCTGGTGTCAGAAATTCACTCTCTTGTCTAAATTGGCATATAGTGTTTTCATCCTCAcaattttccatttggttttgcttttatggTCTCTGAGAGAGCCATGGTGTCAGTCTCTTAAAGTGGCTCCCCTAACTCACCATCAGAATCCTTCTGGTCAGGATTGGGCACGAGTCTGCAGTTGTCCCTATCATCAGGAATGCCATCGTTGTCATCATCATGGTCACAGGCGTCTCCCTTGCCGTCCTTGTCATGGTCAGCCTGGTTGGCATTGGGCACATAGGGACAATTGTCCAGGTTGTTCTGGTGGCCATCTTCATCAATATCCTGATTGTTGTCACAGGTGTCTCCGATGCGGTCTGAGTCAGAGTCGAGCTGAAAGAGACAGAAGCCAATGGTAAACTGAGGTGTAAGTCATGACTGTTAAAGATGACTTACAGAAGATTCTCCCATGTTTAATATGGCCAGTGGGGTTTCAGGTCTGTAAGTTTCTGCCAGAAGAGAGCCAACCCTTCCAGGAGATTAAatgatattaaagaaataaaatttatggtAAGACCCAAACTCCACAAACAGTGGACCCTCCGTGCCATTTGCTCTGCAACGTTATCCCAAAGATCCAGAACTTTATTGTTCTGGCCCCAAAGCTATTTATcctattgctttttgttttccaggACCTCATAAGAATAAGCACTATGAAGAAAAAGCTCAATCTATCATTTCTATAATCttatacaattttcttttttaaaaagctggattctggggtgcatgggtggctcagttcactGAGTGCCTggctctttattttggctcaggtcatgatctcatggttcattgggacagggccccacgttggactctacactgacagcacaaagcctgcttgggattctctctcccacactctgtccctctcctgagggctcgtgccctccctccctccctccctccctctctctctctctctctctctctctcaaaataaacttaaaaaaaaaatcttgtttctaAGTTTCTACAacaaagcatttgagaaaagaaatgccTTAACTTACATTGCTAGAAAATTATGGCCAAttacacatgaaaagaaatattttcagacatGGAATCTGTTCTGGCTCATGTATATTTGTAGCACTCTCTCACATAGGTAGAGAACAGAACGATCTGTCTGTCAGTCTTCAAAATTAGCTGGCATTGCAAACAGGAATTTGAgcttttgcaagtatttttagTTGGAGGTTTTTTAACAGCCAGATTCTATCCTTAGCCATGAAAATggtcattaattttttaagaatcttGTCTTCCATCTCAGTCTTAGAAACGATTAACGTTACCAGAGTAgtcaggtttttgctttgtgtaatTTGTGTTGACGCTGGTAGATCACACAAAGTAAGTCACATGGACCTTACAGAAGACCAGAGTGAAGTTACAAGATGGTCACACAAAAGATCTCTGGGACTCTGCAAGGAGCTCTCATCAGGCAAACTGTGTGTATGAAAATACCACAACTGGGCTAGGAGACCTCAAAGAGCCATGGGCACAAAACAGTTTGAACTCTTTAAGTGCTGTTTTCTTAGAAGCCTAACAGGAGCTATTCCAGTATTCTCCTGGGAGGCTGTGCAAGGGGTCCACCTACCTGATCTGGATTGTGTTCCAGGGGGCAGTTGTCACACTGATCGCCGACCCCATCCATATCCGTGTCCCTCTGGTCCACGTTGTAGACGTACTGGCAGTTGTCTCGTTCATTGAGGATACCTGCAGGGAACAGGTGACCAGTAAGGGCTGGAATCTCTAGCCTCTGACGTTTTGTTAAGCCACGCCCCCATATCCGGGGCTGCAGAGAAGTAAGATGGCCCCTGGCACCTTACCATCCCCGTCGATGTCAGCGGCGCAGGCATCTCCTTCCCCATTGTTGTCTGTGTCAGCCTGATCTGGGTTGTGGTTGTAGGGGCAGTTGTCACAGCGGTCTCCCACGTCATCCCGGTCATAGTCATACTGGGCTGGGTTATAGTGGAATGGACAGttgtcctggaaaaaaaaagggagtatTTTACAACACTGTCCATGCAGCCAGCTCCAGCCTCAAACCATATGTGTTACATACAACTGCAAAAATCTAACATTTTCTACTTCATGATCACTGTAGAAGTTAAAAACCGGAGcataatgaatgaaaaacagGTTCTCGTTTGTTGTGCGTCAGTGAAATGGAAATATAAGGACACCATCCCCGTTCTTTGTAGGCTGAAATAAATTGTCCTGCAACTCAGGTAAGAATGTGAAACATACCTGGGGAGCAGAGGGTCCTTGTTTATATATTGTCATTTCTTGTTCAAattagtgggggtggggatggaaggTCGAGATGAAAAACCAAAACCCTCATGTAAATATTCTCTTGGCAGCATCTAGGCATTACAACTACCAGCGAATGACTATTAGCTTCTATATACACATTTGGTTGGTTTTTCCTAGTACATGTACTGTAGTTCCATTGAATCCTACTaagtagaagaagaaaaggacGACTGGAAAGCATCCTTACCCTGTCATCTGGGATTTTATCATTGTCATCGTCGTCATCACAGGCGTCGCCAATTCCATCCTTGTCATAGTCTTCCTGCCCGGAGTTGGGAAGGTTGGGGCAATTATCCTGGAAAGAGAGGACCCACATGACAGCTGCAGACCGTGTGCCCGACTCTCGGCTCACGCGTGGGGCAGGGCCCCCAGACACAGCACACCGAGAGCGAGTCGGATGCTGCGCTCCCTGATGGGGTGTATTTTTTAACAGGAAGACAAGAAATTAAGCATTTTCCTGGGGGCATAGATCATTTGTAGAAATGCTGTGCGCTTTATGCGTGCTGGGAACGCAAGTCCCACTCCACTGGCATCTGGGAGAAACATGACCAACTCTGGAGCACACCAGCCAAAACGGTCTGCCCTGTGCACGTACTTGGCACCAAGTGACTTCATGTTAAGGATTTGTGCCGTTCTGCCTTTGTGTAATTTCATCTGTTGGTTTCATTTGCAAACTTCAGGCATTTAAAATTGCGTGGCCTCTTCTATGGATCAGGGGAATGTGGATTCTTTCAGGAGGCAGGCTGTACCTTTTTGCAGTGGTAGGTGGCATTGGCCACGCACACCAGGTCCTCGTTGGGCCAGCCGTCCAGGTCCGTGTCCTCACCGCAGATGATGCCATTGCCTGCGTAGCCGGGCTTGCACTCACAGCGGTACATGGGGTCACTGTAATGGCCCAGGTAGCTGCACTTGGCGTTCTTGTTGCAGTCGTGTGTCCCATCTGTGCAGGGGTTGCGGGGCTTGCATACCTGGGGGCGACAACATCCTGATGTGCATATGCAGAGCCTTCGAGAGTCCCCAGATCCCTCTCCTCAGTGAGGAGGAGTGTGGGgtactctgtccctccctcttccctggccCCTGCGGGTGTCCTAGCCCATCAGCTCACAACTTGTTCCAGAGCAGCATTTTCAAACGCGATGGACGATTTTTCCCCTGCTGGCTTTACAATGGGGTTGTCCTGTCCTGTTTCTAAAACCTCGACTGGACACTGAGCGTTTTCCCTATTTCTTGGTGGAGGCTGTGAAATGCCATGCCCGCCTTTCTTGGCAGTTTCAgtgaaggaccccccccccccaacacacacacacacactggtcgTGTGGTCTCCTCTACCTGTTTGTTGGCGGTGGCATATTCCACACCCCGGCCGAAGGGCTGCGGGCCAGTGAAGCGCGGGGGGCAGGGCAGACAGTTGTAGCCCGGGTCCGTGTTCTCACACCTGTGCTCCCCGTTGTGGTTGAAGCAGGCGTCAGGTACTTCCTTGCACTATGGGAGAAAATGACAGTTTGCCTACTGTTCAGGGAATGCTGCCCGAGGGGAAGACTGCGAATTCAGCTATTTTTCTTAGATCTAGGCACTCGGCCATCGCTTCCTCACCTCATCGATGTCTTTGCACTGGATGCCATTTCCACTGTAGCCGGGGGGACAAGCACCACATTTCCAGCTGCCATCAGGGTAACTGGTACACTTGACCCCAGCAAAGCAGGGATTGGACAGGCATCCGTCTGGgatgagagagacaggcagatgGTGGGTATAAGCGGCTGTTACTGCCACGCTCCTCACAAAACAATACAGTGTGAAACATTGTGGGGAACATGTAACTGTTCACTTGTTGAGGGGACTCCGAAATGCCAGGTGGACAGTATAGTCAAAACACTCAGGGCCATTCACAGCGGAGCATGCCCCGAATGCTGACCATGGGTTTCAGTTACACAAAAAACCCAAGGTGGTTTTATCCGGGGCCACATGACTCACCAATTGGACAGTCCTGCTTGTTGCAGATCTGGTTTTCTGTCGCATCACCAACGCAGTCCTTGCCTCCAAACTGGGGTGTGGGGTTGTTGCAGAGCCGGCTACGTGTCTGCACCCCTCCTCCGCAGGTGACAGAACAGATGTCCCACAGTGACCAGGGACCCCAGCCTCCATTGACTGCAAGAAAGTGAACCACATGCCAAAGTGAAGGTCCATTTTCTGACACCTCACCTCTCCTAGAAGACTCTCCTCACTTTGTCCGAGAAACCTCTCCTACTCGGACACAGGAGGACCACGTTTGTGAAGAGGGCCAGTTTGaaatggttttctgtttttttcttacaagaaGCTGCTGAGCATGCAGGACTTGGCTTCTACTTGTTCCCGAGGAAGTAACCTTTCCCCCCTCCATGGCCTGGCAAACAGGAGGCCGTGGGTGCCCAGTCCGCAGGGGTGCGGCACGTTCTCACTCACTGGGGCACGCGTCTCTCCTGCAGGCCTTGGTCTCCCGAGCTTCGCCTTCACACGGCTTCCCGTTCATCTGGGGGCTAGGGGAATTGCAGAGTCGGATCCTTGTGATCACACCGTCACCGCATGTCACAGAACAAGACGACCACGGGGACCAGTGGCTCCAGCCGCCATCCTGTTTAACTAAAATGCAAAGCTGATGGTTACAGGGTGCTTACCAGGGGTCAAGCTCTATGCTAACCATTTGAAATGCATTACCTAGGTGAAATCCTTAAAATAACCCTATCGAGAGCTATTATCCCCAATGTGCAGTTGAGGAAAGAGCCGCAGGGAGGGGAAGCTGTGTTCAGGGGTGCACAGGTGGGCAGAGTTGGGGTTCAGATTCAGACCATCTAGAAACTGTCCCCTTAAACTCTATGCTCTGGAAGCGGACAAGGACAAGTTATCTCTCCACACTCCTAAGGGGCCACGATGCTCACATCTCTTGTCACACTCCTGAATGTGGCAGGTCCGCGTCTGGACGGAGGAGCCCTCGCAGCGGTTGTTGAGGCTGTCGCAGGAGCGACCGCGCTGCTGGATTCCGTTGCCACAGGTCACAGAGCAGGAGGTCCACTCAGACCACGGGGACCAGCCATCATCCGCAGAGTCGCTGGCTGCAGAGGAAGCGGGGTCATTTAGTGTGCGATCACCAAGATATGCTGTTGTTTAGACTGTGCTCCTCAGGACCTCCTTCCTTTGCCAGAGGGTGAAAGGCAAGGGGTTTCTTAGGCCAACAGCCAAAAGGTTTACCCCCTGTCATTGCGTTACAGCACTGGGGTCAATGAAGCCTCAGCCTGGGTCAGCACCGCGTAGCTTTCTCCCAGTAGCATATGTTCA comes from Panthera tigris isolate Pti1 chromosome B3, P.tigris_Pti1_mat1.1, whole genome shotgun sequence and encodes:
- the THBS1 gene encoding thrombospondin-1, with protein sequence MGLAWGLSVLFLLHVCGSNRIPESGGDNSVFDIFELTGAARKGSGRRLVKGPDSSSPAFRIEDANLIPPVPDDKFQDLVDAVRAEKGFLLLASLRQMKKTRGTLLAIERKDHSGQVFSVVSNGKAGTLDLSLTVQGMQHVVSVEEALLATGQWKSITLFVQEDRAQLYIDCEKMENAELDVPIQSIFTRDLANVARLRIAKGGVNDNFQGVLQNVRFVFGTTPEAILRNKGCSSSTNILLTLDNNVVNGSSPAIRTNYIGHKTKDLQAICGISCDELSSMVLELRGLRTIVTTLQDSIRKVTEENKELANELRRPPLCYHNGVQYRNNEEWTVDSCTECRCQNSVTICKKVSCPIMPCSNATVPDGECCPRCWPSDSADDGWSPWSEWTSCSVTCGNGIQQRGRSCDSLNNRCEGSSVQTRTCHIQECDKRFKQDGGWSHWSPWSSCSVTCGDGVITRIRLCNSPSPQMNGKPCEGEARETKACRRDACPINGGWGPWSLWDICSVTCGGGVQTRSRLCNNPTPQFGGKDCVGDATENQICNKQDCPIDGCLSNPCFAGVKCTSYPDGSWKCGACPPGYSGNGIQCKDIDECKEVPDACFNHNGEHRCENTDPGYNCLPCPPRFTGPQPFGRGVEYATANKQVCKPRNPCTDGTHDCNKNAKCSYLGHYSDPMYRCECKPGYAGNGIICGEDTDLDGWPNEDLVCVANATYHCKKDNCPNLPNSGQEDYDKDGIGDACDDDDDNDKIPDDRDNCPFHYNPAQYDYDRDDVGDRCDNCPYNHNPDQADTDNNGEGDACAADIDGDGILNERDNCQYVYNVDQRDTDMDGVGDQCDNCPLEHNPDQLDSDSDRIGDTCDNNQDIDEDGHQNNLDNCPYVPNANQADHDKDGKGDACDHDDDNDGIPDDRDNCRLVPNPDQKDSDGDGRGDACKDDFDHDNVPDIDDICPENIDISETDFRRFQMIPLDPKGTSQNDPNWVVRHQGKELVQTVNCDPGLAVGYDEFNAVDFSGTFFINTERDDDYAGFVFGYQSSSRFYVVMWKQVTQSYWDTNPTRAQGYSGLSVKVVNSTTGPGEHLRNALWHTGNTPGQVRTLWHDPRHIGWKDFTAYRWRLSHRPKTGFIRVVMYEGKKIMADSGPIYDKTYAGGRLGLFVFSQEMVFFSDLKYECRDS